The genomic DNA TAACCCCTATACTCTATTCCATATTCCCTAACCCCAATACCCtaaaccctataccctaacccctaTACACTACTCCCAAAACCTACCCACACCCTATTCCCACACCCTACCCCTGTCCTATCTCCTCATCCAGTACCCCAGCCTCTCTACCAGGGAGACACCAGTCTACAGCGTCAAGGTAACACCACAATCATACTTCAACCATAACACAACATACTGCACCCTAAACCCAACCAtactataatgttactataacctaACACAACCAtactataatgttactataacctaACACAACCAtactataatgttactataacctaACACAACCAtactataatgttactataacctaACACAACCAtactataatgttactataacctaACACAACCAtactataatgttactataacctaACACAACCAtactataatgttactataacctaACACAACCAtactataatgttactataacctaACACAACCAtactataatgttactataacctaACACAACCAtactataatgttactataacctaACACAACCAtactataatgttactataacctaACACAACCATACTACAATCATAACACAACATACtgcaaccataacacaaccataaacacacacacacacacacacacacacacacacacacacacacacacacacacacacacacacacacacacacacacacacacacacacacacacacacacacacacacacacacacacacacacacacacactgtccttatCTTAGTTCTGGGTGGTTAGGCTTCTAGTTTTTTCTTCCATAGTCTGTCTGTTTTACCTGATCACTGCCATAACTAACCTGACccgttctatgtgtgtgtgtgtgtgtgtgtgtgtgtgtgtgtgtgtgtgtgtgtgtgtgtgtgtgtgtgtgtgtgtagttctcCAGTACTAGCAGGTCCAGTCGTCATCATGTTCTATGGGTCGCCCTCACCTCGGGGCCTCCATGTCGCTGCCCTCCAAGAGCCGTCTCAAACGCCAGAGCAGAACATTCACGCAGGtagaatacagacacacacacacacacacacacacacacacacacacacacacacacacacacacacacacacacacacacacacacacacacacacacacacacacacacacaccacacccacccGCCCCTATTTATTAACCTCCTCCTGCTGGTAGGTTCTGTACCGGACTCTGAGTTACCGGGATCGTCCCCCGGCCGACCACACCTCCCGAGACCGCCGCTCCGTCACTGAACCCCCCGACGACGACCGTCCCCGTGACGACCCCGCGGAACTCTCCACCCAGAGCTCCGCCCCCGGCGTCCTGAAGATCTTCGGAGATGAGATCTGCGAGGGCGCCAACTACAAGTCCGTCCTCGCCACGCCCCGGTCCAGCGCACAGGAACTGGTCAAAGAGGCGCTGGAACGCTATTCGCTGAACAAAGCCTCCGCCCACTCCTACGTCCTCTGCGACGTGATAGGTCAgctggaggggggaggaggtggaggtcaggagggaggagagggcgaAGGagtaggacagggaggaggaggggggtggaggacgGAGTGTCTACGGGCGATGGGCGACAACGAGAAACCATTGTTGTTACAGGAACTATGGAAGCCCAGAGAGGGACATGCCAGGAGGTTTGAGCTGCGGAGGAGAGCGGAGGTAGAGGAGCTGAACGCCAAGGAGAAGGATACGGTCACTGCAGGTGAGATTATACAGGgtcattatacacacacacacacacacacacacacacacacacacacacacacacacacacacacacacacacacacacacacacacacacacacacacacacacacacacacacacacacacacacacacctcaatacCACAACAGTGGGAGATCAGATATCGTTTGGGTCAGGATTTTCCTCAgataccaacactaccactctacattagtagtagtgataccaacactaccactctacattagtagtagtgataccaaccctaccactctacattagtagtagtgataccaacactaccactctacattagtagtagtgataccaacactaccactctacattagtagtagtgataccaacactaccactctacattagtagtagtgataccaacactaccactctacattagtagtagtgataccaacactaccactctacattagtagtagtgataccaacactaccactctacattagtagtagtgataccaacactaccactctacattagtagtagtgataccaacactaccactctacattagtagtagtgataccaacactaccactctacattagtagtagtgataccaacactaccactctacattagtagtagtgataccaaccctaccactctacattagtagtagtgataccaacactacactctacattagtagtagtgataccaacactaccactctacattagtagtagtgataccaacactaccactctacattagtagtagtgataccaacactaccactctacattagtagtagtgataccaacactaccactctacattagtagtagtgataccaacactaccactctacattagtagtagtgataccaacactaccactctacattagtagtagtgataccaacactaccactctacattagtagtagtgataccaacactaccactctacattagtagtagtgataccaaccctaccactctacattagtagtagtgataccaaccctaccactctacattagtagtagtgataccaacactaccactctacattagtagtagtgatgcCAACcctaccactctacattagtagtagtgataccaaacctaccactctacattagtagtagtgataccaacactaccactctacattagtagtagtgataccaaccctaccactctacattagtagtagtgataccaaccctaccactctacattagtagtagtgataccaacactaccactctacattagtagtagtgataccaacactaccactctacattagtagtagtgataccaaccctaccactctacattagtagtagtgataccaacactaccacttacattagtagtagtgataccaacactaccactctacattagtagtgataccaacacattagtagtag from Oncorhynchus gorbuscha isolate QuinsamMale2020 ecotype Even-year unplaced genomic scaffold, OgorEven_v1.0 Un_scaffold_6280, whole genome shotgun sequence includes the following:
- the LOC124019055 gene encoding ras-associating and dilute domain-containing protein-like; this encodes MSLPSKSRLKRQSRTFTQVLYRTLSYRDRPPADHTSRDRRSVTEPPDDDRPRDDPAELSTQSSAPGVLKIFGDEICEGANYKSVLATPRSSAQELVKEALERYSLNKASAHSYVLCDVIGQLEGGGGGGQEGGEGEGVGQGGGGGWRTECLRAMGDNEKPLLLQELWKPREGHARRFELRRRAEVEELNAKEKDTVTA